A window of Apium graveolens cultivar Ventura chromosome 8, ASM990537v1, whole genome shotgun sequence contains these coding sequences:
- the LOC141680417 gene encoding uncharacterized protein LOC141680417, translating into MDVGKSKGGTMGLTYPMLIKMNYTAWSLKMKAFMEAHGVWDAVEPSNPKGTADERTDKIALVMIYQSIPEEILLSLAEKKKAKDAWVEIKTMTQGAERLKAAKVQNLTSEFESLSMNNTEFLDDFSIKLTGLVTKICAIGEDMKEAYVVKKPLCAMRAKFLQIMSTMEQFGDLETITVEEVVGSLKAHEERLNGQVENSEGQLMLIEEEWAKKENENGKLLLTKELWQRRVNKGGTDARNRVGRDKSRKKCYNCNIYGHYVAEYRKPRRPREVKQESRQEAHLSQTEDDKPALLLAKHDKGDEVVMLNEIGVTPKLNTGASETGEGSNVWYLDNGASNHMTGDKSKFKKLDSTISGCVKFGDGSAVQIEGKGSIVFKCRNGEERILQEVYYIPTLHNNIISLRQLSETGNKVVLSGNYLWVYEQQGNLLIKVKKSHNRLYKLLVETIKPVCLLSKTKEDTRL; encoded by the coding sequence ATGGATGTGGGCAAGAGTAAAGGTGGAACTATGGGGTTGACTTACCCAATGTTAATAAAAATGAACTACACTGCTTGGTCGTTGAaaatgaaggcttttatggaGGCTCATGGAGTATGGGATGCAGTGGAGCCTAGTAATCCAAAAGGGACAGCGGATGAACGTACAGATAAGATAGCTTTGGTCATGATTTACCAGAGCATACCTGAAGAAATATTACTCTCTCTTGCAGAGAAGAAGAAAGCAAAGGATGCCTGGGTGGAAATAAAGACGATGACTCAAGGTGCAGAAAGATTGAAGGCGGCAAAAGTTCAAAACTTAACATCTGAATTTGAGTCGCTCAGCATGAATAATACAGAATTTTTGGACGATTTCTCAATTAAGCTCACGGGTCTTGTAACAAAAATTTGTGCCATTGGGGAAGACATGAAGGAAGCCTATGTGGTTAAGAAGCCGCTATGTGCGATGCGAGCAAAATTTCTCCAAATTATGTCTACCATGGAACAGTTCGGAGATCTAGAAACAATTACCGTGGAAGAAGTGGTAGGGTCGTTAAAGGCCCATGAAGAGAGACTAAATGGACAGGTTGAGAACTCTGAAGGACAGCTGATGCTCATTGAAGAAGAATGGGCAAAGAAGGAGAATGAAAATGGGAAACTATTGCTTACCAAAGAGTTGTGGCAAAGACGTGTAAACAAGGGAGGAACAGATGCAAGAAATCGAGTTGGTAGAGATAAAAGTCGAAAAAAATGTTACAACTGCAATATATACGGACACTACGTCGCAGAATATCGTAAGCCTAGACGTCCAAGGGAGGTAAAACAAGAATCAAGGCAGGAAGCACACCTATCTCAAACTGAAGACGACAAGCCTGCATTACTCCTGGCCAAACACGATAAGGGAGATGAGGTTGTGATGTTAAATGAGATAGGAGTTACACCTAAATTGAACACTGGTGCTAGTGAGACGGGTGAAGGATCTAATGTCTGGTATCTCGATAATGGGGCAAGTAACCACATGACCGGAGACAAGTCAAAATTTAAGAAATTGGATTCAACGATATCAGGATGCGTGAAGTTTGGGGATGGTTCAGCTGTTCAGATCGAAGGCAAAGGCTCAATAGTGTTCAAATGCAGAAATGGAGAGGAACGTATACTTCAAGAGGTATACTATATTCCCACTCTTCATAACAATATAATAAGTTTGAGGCAATTATCGGAAACCGGAAACAAGGTAGTCCTTAGTGGAAATTATTTGTGGGTGTATGAACAACAAGGAAATTTGCTAATAAAGGTTAAAAAGTCTCACAATCGATTATATAAGTTACTTGTTGAAACTATCAAACCGGTATGCTTGTTATCAAAAACTAAGGAAGATACACGTCTCTGA
- the LOC141678582 gene encoding UDP-glucosyltransferase 29-like: MAATKEDRLRVLMLPWLGYGHISPFLELAKKLSCRNFYIYFCSTPINLTSIQNKLSPTDLSCIQLVELNLASSPELPPHCHTTNGLPSHLHPKLFQAFNNSKPEFSNILNTLKPDLVIYDSHQTWVSEVSSSHHIPAIYFHISSATSKSFFYYAFKNRGSGLPFPSSVVSLRPAEIQKMIAAAPIDAGKTTEDDDPFLSCIAKSCGFMLIKSCNDIEEKYLNYLSILTNKKVVPVGVLTYHGEENEEAKHDIEMLKWLDSKEKASTVYVSFGSETFLSKKETEELAFGLEISGVNFIWVIRFPGEAEKSKIEEVLPEGFVDRVKGRGIIVEGWAPQDKILGHSSTGGFVSHCGWSSVTESLSHGVPIIGLPMNFDQPLNCRMLVELGAGLEIEKDGNLVFQRTEVGRVIKEVVNGDSAVSKKAKELSENIKMNEEEAISAAAEELKNICTKI; encoded by the coding sequence ATGGCTGCTACAAAAGAAGATAGATTAAGAGTTTTAATGTTACCATGGTTAGGATATGGTCACATTTCACCATTCTTGGAGCTAGCTAAGAAGCtttcatgcagaaacttctacATCTACTTCTGCTCCACCCCTATTAATCTCACTTCCATCCAAAACAAACTCTCACCAACTGATCTCTCTTGCATACAACTAGTTGAACTTAACTTGGCTTCTTCTCCTGAACTTCCTCCACATTGTCACACTACTAATGGCCTTCCATCTCATCTCCACCCTAAACTGTTCCAAGCATTCAACAACTCCAAACCTGAGTTCTCGAACATTCTCAACACTTTAAAACCAGATCTTGTTATATATGATAGTCACCAGACATGGGTTTCTGAAGTCTCATCTTCTCATCACATTCCTGCCATTTATTTCCATATTTCAAGTGCTACATCAAAGTCTTTCTTTTACTATGCTTTCAAGAATAGAGGATCAGGCTTGCCTTTTCCTTCTTCTGTTGTTTCTCTACGTCCGGCGGAGATTCAGAAGATGATTGCTGCTGCTCCTATTGATGCTGGTAAAACAACTGAAGATGATGATCCTTTTCTTTCTTGTATTGCAAAGTCTTGTGGATTTATGCTCATCAAAAGTTGTAATGATATTGAGGAGAAGTATTTGAACTATTTGTCTATTTTGACAAACAAGAAAGTTGTACCTGTGGGAGTACTGACTTATCAcggagaagaaaatgaagaagctaAGCACGATATCGAAATGTTGAAATGGCTAGACAGCAAAGAGAAGGCCTCAACTGTGTATGTTTCTTTTGGGAGCGAGACTTTTCTGTCCAAGAAAGAGACGGAAGAGTTGGCTTTTGGGCTTGAGATTAGTGGTGTGAATTTCATATGGGTTATCAGGTTTCCCGGCGAAGCTGAAAAAAGCAAGATTGAAGAGGTGTTGCCAGAAGGGTTTGTTGATAGGGTGAAAGGTAGGGGAATAATAGTGGAAGGTTGGGCACCACAGGATAAAATACTAGGACATTCAAGTACAGGAGGTTTTGTAAGTCACTGTGGATGGAGTTCTGTCACAGAAAGTTTGAGTCACGGGGTTCCGATTATTGGGCTTCCGATGAACTTTGATCAGCCATTGAATTGTAGGATGTTGGTGGAACTTGGTGCTGGATTGGAGATTGAAAAAGATGGGAACCTTGTATTCCAGAGGACGGAGGTGGGTAGGGTTATAAAAGAGGTGGTGAATGGGGATAGTGCTGTGAGTAAAAAGGCGAAAGAATTGAGTGAGAATATTAAGATGAATGAAGAAGAGGCCATTTCTGCTGCAGCGGAGGAGCTTAAAAATATCTGCACCAAGATTTAA